One part of the Hydra vulgaris chromosome 01, alternate assembly HydraT2T_AEP genome encodes these proteins:
- the LOC136074898 gene encoding uncharacterized protein LOC136074898: protein MNVNKSVYPSLEDMGDIEYGLKWVPKSLQLFQSYLISVKLRQISLGQCIAQASRPRSMIAPIPYGIGVDIDKSFGTKWLVDHLYKFGFSISTDEFKLFKLSAAVSRVNAAQKQEPNFLHWVADNVDHNIRTLTGKGTFHEMGSISICLSSKCNYESITRLKHKPIKNLSDLSLNITPYHGSSYQGLLNVSFKPIKDIVSEVFRAPEMNLDLI, encoded by the coding sequence ATGAATGTCAATAAATCTGTATATCCGTCACTAGAGGATATGGGTGATATTGAATATGGACTCAAGTGGGTTCCAAAGAGTTTACAGTTATTTCAAAGCTATTTAATTTCAGTTAAGCTTCGACAAATTAGTTTAGGACAATGCATTGCTCAAGCTTCGCGACCAAGATCTATGATAGCACCAATTCCATATGGAATTGGAGTAGATATCGATAAATCTTTTGGAACAAAATGGCTTGTGGATCACCTTTACAAATTTGGATTTTCAATTTCCACCGATGAATTTAAGTTGTTCAAGTTATCTGCTGCAGTTAGTAGAGTAAATGCCGCGCAAAAACAAGAGCCGAACTTCTTACATTGGGTTGCTGATAATGTAGATCACAACATTCGAACATTGACCGGAAAAGGAACGTTTCACGAAATGGGTTCAATATCAATATGTTTGTCTTCTAAATGCAATTATGAAAGCATAACACGTTTGAAACACAAgcctattaaaaatttatctgatTTGTCTTTAAATATAACGCCTTATCACGGATCAAGCTATCAGGGTTTATTAAATGTAagttttaaaccaataaaagaTATTGTATCTGAAGTATTCCGTGCGCCCGAAATGAATCTTGATCTTATTTGA